One genomic window of Diospyros lotus cultivar Yz01 chromosome 8, ASM1463336v1, whole genome shotgun sequence includes the following:
- the LOC127808500 gene encoding L10-interacting MYB domain-containing protein-like, translating to MDWVTVIVDLAVAFIVVVVSFIVVAMDKGKKRMNYISNTGRPSAKWNDHTHLQFIELVEQEIQKGNGPGSFINKDGWKNLVKIFNEITGKCYDNKQLKNHWDSMKKEWTLFKQMMRGESGLGWDESKKTIAADNAWWEQKIKENDNFRKFRNKDLSIIWFRYDGLFSDIAAIGEKARAPSQYQPPTQLSSTDKEDDAIQHTEDINDLGEPFGRDQSPIDAATGDDLFLEPSWQQGRSSAPKRGRKERMSSAAMLRTNIEDLMQLYTKSTNTTNSVAGPDAESIPKCMEVLQRLPIQVGCKLWNYACTLFTKPPNRTVFINQPSDEARFAWLDYLHQLFEDHRPLP from the exons ATGGATTGGGTTACTGTTATTGTTGATCTTGCTGTTGCcttcattgttgttgttgtttcctttattgttgTTGCT ATGGATAAAGGAAAGAAACGGATGAACTATATTTCCAATACGGGACGACCATCTGCTAAGTGGAATGACCATACACATCTACAATTTATAGAGCTAGTAGAACAAGAGATTCAAAAGGGAAACGGGCCAGGATCATTTATAAATAAGGATGGGTGGAAAAATTTGGTCaagatttttaatgaaataacaGGAAAATGTTATGACAACAAGCAATTGAAAAACCACTGGGATTCTATGAAGAAGGAATGGACACTATTTAAGCAAATGATGCGAGGAGAGTCAGGTTTGGGGTGGGACGAATCAAAGAAGACTATTGCGGCAGATAATGCTTGGTGGGAGCAGAAAATTAAG GAAAATGACAACTTTCGAAAATTCAGGAACAAAGACTTGTCCATCATATGGTTTCGCTATGATGGCTTATTCTCTGATATTGCAGCAATTGGGGAAAAAGCACGAGCTCCAAGTCAATATCAACCTCCAACTCAACTATCGAGTACCGATAAAGAAGATGATGCAATTCAGCACACTGAGGATATAAATGATCTTGGAGAGCCATTTGGTAGGGATCAAAGCCCCATTGATGCTGCAACTGGTGACGATTTGTTTCTAGAACCAAGCTGGCAACAAGGGAGATCATCGGCCCCTAAAAGGGGTAGGAAGGAAAGGATGTCGAGTGCTGCCATGTTGAGGACAAATATTGAAGACTTAATGCAGCTATACACTAAAAGCACAAATACTACGAACTCTGTTGCTGGACCAGATGCAGAAAGCATTCCAAAATGTATGGAGGTATTGCAGCGTCTCCCCATTCAGGTTGGGTGTAAGTTGTGGAATTATGCTTGCACCCTTTTTACCAAGCCCCCGAATCGAACTGTCTTCATAAATCAACCATCCGATGAGGCAAGATTTGCTTGGTTGGACTACCTCCATCAGTTGTTTGAAGATCATCGGCCTCTACCATGA
- the LOC127808501 gene encoding uncharacterized protein LOC127808501: MEDQENDYDEANNEQVNAESMFLFRQTTGAILNYYAKYMLKEPCRTSQRTGHTLMHEILNGNETRCYQDFRMTKSIFLDLCRDLIETYGLTPTRGMFVPESVGIFLMICGYGVGNRLIQEMFNHSGETISRQFHRVLVAVNKLAIDIIKPHPNYNDGEGYHKPNNPKYLPFFKDCIGAIDGTHVKARLPRGEEVPYIGRKGYATQNILAIVDFNMCFTFAWAGWEGSAHDARTFGEAIRRSDLNFPHPTGEKYYLVDAGYSHTTGYMGPYKGENIRYHLEDFRRARTSRLRAPRGHKESFNYLHSSCRMVVERTFGVWKKRFRVLGDMPAYNFDTQRDIVLGTMAIHNYIRKKGIHDVAFTAAENENYIPDAQSMTPSDSQRNDEVNRSDIYWMAMRDAIALDIGQSR; this comes from the exons ATGGAAGATCAGGAGAATGACTACGATGAAGCAAATAATGAACAGGTTAATGCAGAATCAATGTTCTTATTCAGACAAACTACAGGGGCGATTTTAAATTATTACGCCAAATACATGCTCAAGGAACCATGCCGTACATCTCAACGAACAGGTCATACACTCATGCACGAAATACTAAATGGTAATGAAACTCGATGTTACCAAGATTTTCGTAtgacaaaatcaatttttttggatttatGTCGTGATTTAATCGAAACATATGGTCTCACCCCTACACGAGGAATGTTTGTGCCTGAATCAGTCGGAATATTTTTGATGATTTGTGGGTATGGGGTTGGGAATCGATTAATACAAGAAATGTTCAATCATTCTGGTGAGACAATTAGCCGGCAATTTCATAGAGTTTTGGTTGCTGTTAATAAGTTAGCTATTGATATTATTAAACCACATCCAAATTACAATGATGGGGAAGGATACCACAAACCAAATAATCCCAAGTATTTGCCATTCTTTAAG GATTGTATTGGAGCTATTGATGGTACTCATGTAAAGGCTCGGTTGCCACGAGGTGAGGAAGTACCATATATAGGACGTAAAGGATATGCAACCCAAAATATCCTTGCAATTGTAGATTTCAACATGTGTTTTACATTTGCATGGGCGGGGTGGGAGGGATCAGCTCATGATGCCAGAACATTTGGTGAAGCAATTCGTAGGTCCGACTTGAATTTTCCCCACCCAACAGGAGAGAAATATTATCTAGTAGATGCAGGATACTCTCATACGACTGGATACATGGGGCCATACAAAGGTGAAAATATAAGATATCATCTTGAAGATTTTCGACGTGCAAGAACAAGCCGATTGCGTGCACCAAGAGGGCATAAAGAGTCATTCAATTACTTACATTCTTCTTGCAGAATGGTTGTTGAGCGGACTTTTGGAGTATGGAAGAAAAGATTTAGGGTTTTGGGAGATATGCCTGCATATAATTTTGATACCCAACGAGACATTGTTTTAGGTACAATGGCCATCCATAACTATATTAGAAAGAAAGGGATACATGATGTTGCATTCACTGCAGCTGAAAACGAAAATTATATTCCTGATGCACAATCTATGACACCATCTGATAGTCAAAGGAACGATGAAGTGAACCGGAGTGATATTTATTGGATGGCAATGCGAGATGCTATAGCTCTAGATATTGGACAATCACGATAA
- the LOC127808502 gene encoding protein terminal ear1-like → MCGDPVMASSSNPKTLNAEAQPWFPLSHLVCRKPLPIVQLPLPLPPPFMHHTVHTEVFMPYIGTPSYGFSCYNTQLQPQAEQASDLWVSYRASAVGGSVPSGSDGGEIERKVVAPERSRVGLRAEQPPRLRRGAMWRRGKSVCRKGLGSVWMPKNKSDEDASGLWSSRPPPPPTKVQDGCNSTELTTVMIRNIPNQYRRDMFLRFLDVLCLQHNQLAAAAAGESYFEPPRLAYDFVYLPMDFRRGDNLGYAFVNVTTAKAARKVEEILQNYRWGTFEDSTGEIRESRKICAVNWARIQGMDQLTKRFRNSNFFCHDEGYLPATFSPPRDGTEPVSQPTNVGRCLGSRSL, encoded by the exons ATGTGCGGAGACCCTGTCATGGCTTCCTCATCAAACCCTAAAACTCTCAACGCCGAGGCCCAGCCATGGTTCCCTTTGTCCCACCTGGTTTGTCGCAAACCGCTTCCGATCGTTCAGCTGCCGCTCCCTTTGCCGCCGCCGTTCATGCACCACACCGTCCACACCGAGGTCTTCATGCCATACATTGGGACACCAAGTTACGGTTTCAGCTGCTATAACACCCAGTTGCAGCCTCAAGCCGAACAAGCATCGGACCTGTGGGTGAGCTACCGCGCCTCCGCCGTGGGTGGCTCCGTTCCCAGTGGGTCGGACGGTGGAGAAATTGAAAGGAAGGTAGTGGCGCCGGAGAGGTCGAGAGTTGGGCTTAGAGCGGAGCAGCCCCCAAGGCTAAGGCGTGGTGCGATGTGGCGCAGGGGGAAGAGTGTCTGTAGGAAAGGCTTGGGGTCCGTTTGGATGCCCAAGAATAAGTCCGATGAAGATGCCAGCGGCCTTTGGTCTTCTCGGCCGCCTCCACCTCCAACGAAAGTTCAAGATGGGTGTAACTCAACCGAATTGACGACAGTTATGATCAGGAACATCCCTAACCAGTACAG AAGGGACATGTTTCTACGCTTCCTGGATGTGCTTTGCCTGCAGCATAACCAGCTGGCCGCCGCCGCTGCCGGTGAATCCTACTTTGAACCGCCCCGCCTCGCCTATGATTTCGTCTACCTCCCAATGGATTTCCG GCGAGGTGACAATCTGGGCTACGCGTTCGTGAACGTAACAACTGCAAAGGCGGCCCGGAAAGTAGAAGAAATCTTGCAGAACTACAGGTGGGGAACGTTCGAAGATAGCACCGGCGAGATCCGCGAGTCGAGGAAGATATGCGCCGTGAATTGGGCTAGAATCCAG GGGATGGATCAGTTGACCAAGCGTTTCCGAAATTCCAACTTCTTTTGCCACGACGAGGGGTACTTGCCGGCGACCTTTTCGCCTCCGCGGGACGGTACAGAGCCGGTCAGCCAGCCAACAAACGTCGGCAGGTGTTTGGGATCACGTTCTCTCTGA